Proteins co-encoded in one Marmota flaviventris isolate mMarFla1 chromosome 9, mMarFla1.hap1, whole genome shotgun sequence genomic window:
- the LOC114098266 gene encoding olfactory receptor 10A3 yields the protein MRRQNQSSVVEFILLGFSNLPKFQEQIFGVFLVIYLVTLMGNAIIIAAILLDQTLHIPMYLFLQNLSVVEVSFSAAIMPEMLVVLTTDRTTISFEGCLAQMYFILLFGGTECFLLGAMAYDRFAAICHPLTYPMIMNKRVFVKLVMFSWVSGVMVATVQTTWVFSFPFCGPNEINHLFCETPPVLELVCEDTFLFEIYAFTGTILIVLVPFLLIVLSYLQILFAILKMPSTTGRQKAFSTCASHVTSVTLFYGTASMTYLQPKSSYSPVTKKLMSLAYTLLTPLLNPLIYSLRNHEMKRALVKLWRRAVVLHTV from the coding sequence ATGAGAAGACAAAATCAAAGCTCTGTGGTTGAATTCATTCTCTTGGGTTTCTCTAACTTACCTAAATTTCAAGAGCAGATCTTTGGGGTTTTCTTGGTAATTTATTTGGTTACCCTGATGGGAAATGCTATCATCATAGCTGCCATCTTGCTGGACCAGACCCTCCACATCCCCATGTACCTGTTCCTGCAGAATTTATCTGTGGTGGAAGTGAGTTTCAGTGCAGCCATCATGCCTGAAATGCTAGTGGTCTTGACCACGGACAGAACTACAATTTCTTTTGAGGGCTGTCTCGCACAGatgtatttcattcttctttttggtggGACTGAGTGTTTTCTCCTGGGGGCAATGGCTTATGACCGATTTGCTGCCATCTGCCATCCTCTGACCTATCCCATGATTATGAACAAGAGGGTGTTTGTGAAATTAGTCATGTTCTCATGGGTCTCAGGGGTCATGGTGGCTACGGTGCAGACCACATGGGTATTTAGTTTTCCCTTTTGTGGCCCCAATGAAATTAATCATCTATTCTGTGAGACTCCCCCAGTGCTGGAACTGGTATGTGAAGATACCTTCTTGTTTGAAATCTATGCTTTCACAGGCACCATTTTGATTGTTTTGGTTCCTTTCTTGTTGATAGTCTTGTCTTACCTTCAAATTCTTTTTGCCATCCTAAAGATGCCATCAACGACTGGGAGGCAAAAGGCCTTTTCCACCTGTGCCTCTCATGTCACATCAGTCACCCTCTTCTATGGCACAGCCAGTATGACTTATTTACAGCCCAAATCCAGCTACTCACCGGTAACCAAGAAACTGATGTCATTGGCTTACACATTGCTCACACCCCTGCTGAATCCACTAATCTACAGCCTGCGAAACCATGAGATGAAAAGGGCTTTGGTGAAATTATGGCGGAGAGCAGTGGTTTTACACACAGTCTGA
- the LOC114098162 gene encoding olfactory receptor 10A3-like, producing the protein MKTQNQSSVVEFILLGFSDPPKLQEQIFGVFLVIYLVTLMVNAIIIAAILLDQTLHIPMYLFLQNLSVVEVSFSAAIMPEMLVVLTTDRTTISFVGCFAQMYFILLFGGTECFLLGAMAYDRFAAICHPLTYPMIMNKRVFVKLVMFSWVSGVMVATVQTTWVFSFPFCGPNEINHISCETPAVLELVCADTFLFEIYAFTGTILIVLVPFFLILLSYLQIFFSILKMPSTTGRQKAFSTCASHVTLVTLFYGTASMTYLQPRSSYSSATKKVMSLVYKLLTSLLNPLIYSLRNNGMKMALVKLWRRAVVLQFDLLRSHVRFAHSSRKLYLNLINDENRFHFLILMCSQC; encoded by the coding sequence atgaaaacacaaaatcaaaGCTCTGTGGTTGAATTCATCCTCTTGGGCTTCTCTGATCCTCCTAAACTCCAAGAGCAGATCTTTGGTGTTTTCTTGGTAATTTATTTGGTTACCCTGATGGTAAATGCCATCATCATAGCTGCCATCTTGCTGGACCAGACCCTCCACATCCCCATGTACCTGTTCCTGCAGAATTTATCTGTGGTGGAAGTGAGTTTCAGTGCAGCCATCATGCCTGAAATGCTAGTGGTCTTGACCACGGACAGAACTACAATTTCTTTTGTGGGTTGTTTTGCACAGatgtatttcattcttctttttgggggGACTGAGTGTTTTCTCCTGGGGGCAATGGCTTATGACCGTTTTGCTGCCATCTGCCATCCTCTGACCTACCCCATGATTATGAACAAAAGGGTGTTTGTGAAATTAGTCATGTTCTCATGGGTCTCAGGGGTCATGGTGGCTACTGTGCAGACCACATGGGTATTCAGTTTTCCCTTTTGTGGCCCCAATGAAATTAATCATATATCTTGTGAAACCCCAGCAGTGCTGGAACTGGTATGTGCAGATACCTTCTTGTTTGAAATCTATGCCTTCACAGGCACCATTTTGATTGTTTTGGTTCCTTTCTTTTTGATACTCTTGTCTtaccttcaaattttcttttccatcctGAAGATGCCATCAACAACTGGGAGGCAAAAGGCCTTTTCCACCTGTGCCTCTCATGTCACATTAGTCACCCTCTTCTATGGCACAGCCAGTATGACTTATTTACAGCCCAGATCCAGCTACTCATCAGCAACCAAAAAAGTGATGTCATTGGTTTACAAGTTGCTCACATCCCTGCTGAATCCACTAATCTACAGCCTGCGAAACAATGGGATGAAAATGGCTTTGGTGAAATTATGGCGGAGAGCGGTGGTTTTACAGTTTGACTTGTTGAGAAGTCACGTGAGATTTGCTCATTCCTCAAGAAAACTCTATTTGAACTTAATAAATGATGAAAACAGATTCCATTTCTTGATATTAATGTGTTCACAGTGTTGA